In a single window of the Nilaparvata lugens isolate BPH chromosome 1, ASM1435652v1, whole genome shotgun sequence genome:
- the LOC111057679 gene encoding protein-lysine methyltransferase METTL21D, producing the protein MSEGTFTREVELNYLGLTLKLRQHFVGDVSCVVWDASIVLAKYLERLYSEQKKKFSQLNILELGAGLGCVGLTAACLGANVTVTDLPEVLPALLSNIEDNKSIWKKNGGKIKAKPIDWSSTLSLEEWDMPDLIVLADCVYYQESVNHLIGTMLRLSSDETEFLLCQEERQTDKQKNVWKNFLEKFETHFDFTKVPQSEQHEVFKSEDICILNARRKKL; encoded by the exons ATGTCGGAAGGCACTTTTACAAGagaagttgaattaaattatcttGGATTGACTCTCAAACTACGACAACATTTTGTAGGAGATGTAAGTTGTGTGGTATGGGACGCCTCTATTGTTCTGGCAAAATATTTAGAGAGACTCTACAGTGAACAAAAAAAGAAGTTTTCCCAACTCAATATCCTGGAGCTTGGAGCTGGTTTAGGATGTGTCGGCTTAACTGCAGCTTGTCTAGG agcaaatgtgACAGTGACTGATTTACCAGAAGTTTTGCCAGCATTGCTCTCAAATATTGAGGATAATAAAAGTATTTGGAAGAAGAACGGGGGGAAAATTAAAGCCAAGCCCATTGATTGGTCCTCAACGTTGTCTCTAGAGGAATGGGACATGCCTGATCTGATAGTGTTGGCAGATTGTGTTTACTATCAAGag TCTGTCAATCATCTCATAGGAACCATGTTGAGGCTTAGTAGTGATGAAACTGAATTCCTGTTGTGCCAAGAAGAACGACAAACTGACAAACAAAAAAATGTCTGGAAGAATTTCTTAGAGAAGTTTGAAACGCACTTCGATTTCACTAAAGTACCACAAAGTGAACAGCATGAAGTTTTCAAAAGTGAAGATATTTGCATATTGAATGCTAGGAGAAAAAAGTTATAA